The following are from one region of the Ignavibacteriales bacterium genome:
- a CDS encoding C10 family peptidase, with protein sequence MKNKYVIALVVLNLLIGANEQLNAQIASKDEATIVARTWIAVIIRKFGDWGGNKQASVQSVREFTRGSRQLGYLIDVNPSGHIVVSLRKEFLPIAEYSATSRLDPTSDVGWVDFIKLSAERDLNAVETNVGSVKTASTQSVTQLFEADNKPLWNALLTGTILEDQHMTHRQKVEDYTEGESLVTSTWNQGWPYNAECPDKGCSSSSNNGHAVVGCIATAAAQIMRYFCWPPYKTRSAGLGLIEWTGTPYDWANMPDNLIYNAPGDQVMAVATLCADIGKAADMDYGCDGSEAWLYNTTSFTNYTTMLDAYKAFGYNPDVEGELRGFRSSSDWSSMLKNNINANRPLQYSIEMDEGGHSMVCDGWLEGPGETLFHMNYGGSVAADGFCPIGNISGRSSTETERVLINIRPINPVGTWVQGTFDVPYYKYRNFDRSATGHAAEFSAGQKLHFIPGVSLKNSSQGTDMIKFYGWSDRPTIIFTQGTESRGIHLMSGHIYLYPDGSFRFPKR encoded by the coding sequence ATGAAAAACAAATACGTGATTGCCTTGGTTGTTTTGAATCTCCTTATCGGCGCAAACGAACAACTCAATGCTCAGATCGCGAGCAAGGATGAAGCGACCATCGTCGCTCGAACCTGGATCGCTGTTATCATTAGAAAATTCGGCGACTGGGGTGGGAACAAACAAGCTTCTGTACAATCCGTACGGGAATTCACGAGAGGCTCGAGACAGCTTGGCTATTTGATCGACGTGAATCCATCAGGCCACATTGTTGTGTCGCTTCGGAAAGAGTTTCTTCCCATCGCGGAATACTCGGCAACGAGCCGATTGGATCCGACGTCAGATGTCGGCTGGGTTGATTTTATCAAACTGAGCGCCGAAAGGGATCTCAACGCGGTGGAAACAAATGTGGGCTCGGTCAAGACAGCCTCAACGCAAAGCGTCACCCAACTATTTGAAGCCGACAACAAGCCGCTCTGGAATGCGTTGCTGACGGGGACGATTCTGGAAGACCAACATATGACGCATCGCCAAAAAGTTGAAGACTACACCGAGGGCGAATCGCTCGTAACGTCAACATGGAATCAGGGCTGGCCCTACAACGCGGAGTGTCCGGACAAAGGTTGTTCGAGCTCATCCAATAATGGACACGCTGTTGTGGGTTGTATTGCCACCGCTGCTGCTCAAATAATGCGTTACTTCTGCTGGCCGCCGTACAAGACCCGCAGCGCCGGACTGGGCCTGATCGAGTGGACGGGTACGCCATATGATTGGGCTAATATGCCCGACAATCTCATTTACAATGCTCCAGGCGACCAAGTGATGGCCGTTGCCACCCTGTGCGCAGATATTGGCAAAGCTGCCGACATGGACTATGGTTGTGATGGATCAGAAGCCTGGCTTTACAACACTACCTCGTTCACGAATTACACCACCATGCTCGACGCCTACAAAGCTTTCGGCTATAATCCCGATGTGGAAGGAGAGCTTCGGGGGTTCAGGAGCAGCTCTGATTGGAGCAGTATGCTCAAGAACAACATCAATGCGAACCGTCCTTTGCAGTATAGTATTGAAATGGATGAGGGGGGACACTCGATGGTATGCGATGGGTGGCTTGAAGGTCCCGGCGAAACCCTCTTTCATATGAACTACGGTGGGAGTGTTGCTGCCGATGGTTTTTGTCCAATTGGCAACATATCTGGTAGATCATCGACAGAAACGGAAAGAGTCCTGATAAATATCCGGCCGATAAACCCTGTTGGAACTTGGGTCCAGGGAACGTTCGACGTTCCGTACTACAAGTATCGCAATTTCGATCGCTCCGCCACAGGGCATGCGGCGGAATTCTCAGCCGGCCAGAAACTGCATTTCATTCCCGGCGTCAGTCTCAAGAACTCATCCCAAGGGACAGATATGATAAAGTTTTATGGCTGGAGCGATCGACCGACAATAATATTCACCCAAGGCACTGAGTCTCGGGGTATTCACCTGATGAGTGGTCATATCTACTTGTACCCAGATGGTAGTTTCAGATTTCCGAAGAGGTGA
- a CDS encoding T9SS type A sorting domain-containing protein, producing the protein MKNSRAFISALSLAFVIVSWSQAQTQYALDRSTFGTAGGEILGGGYRLAGTVGQPAVGLASQSAMTHMAGFWCQAGSTVITPPSPPTLSYPADRSQSVPVTNTLSWFKSAGATSYRLQVSIAADFSSTVVDNATITDTLKTIGLLLNSTTYYWRVSATSGTGTSAYSIAWAFTTVGGATLGGSLAVSDGAGGTQILQFGIDPSASDGIDVSLGEVEQAPIPPSGIFDARFVGDDIGVNLGQGLRKDYRQGSLTATAVKIHEIRYQVGSGTSITINWNFTGSALTISGTLQDLVTGSIVNVSMSGTGSYTVTNPGSISKLKMTVSYGITTKDVTVNSGWNIVSVPYQATDMSVSALFPDASPPAYGFNNGYSSATTLSPGKGYWLKFPAPRTYRLVGTTIRPSTIAVNAGWNMIGALDCEATTSSVTSTPLGIVSSPYYGYSNGYTTATMLNSGKGYWVKASQAGTLNLQSAGANVEGDRIASTSSSAVSRIAIQIEDNSGRTGTLYLSEGRGGEELPPAPPVGVFDVRFSSNAIMEALGLDHHKIRLNSVDYPITLTAKGVEGQEMWINDDMGGSIVNERLQEGKTIVIHQKLSALVLSERRDALPEKFELFQNHPNPFNPSTTIRYALPEGGKVRLVVYNVLGEVVAELVHGEQEAGQHQVQFNAVNLSSGVYLYRLETGTFVSVRKLVVIR; encoded by the coding sequence ATGAAAAACTCTAGAGCATTTATCAGCGCACTTAGTCTCGCTTTCGTAATCGTTAGCTGGTCGCAGGCGCAAACACAGTATGCGCTCGATCGGTCCACGTTTGGCACTGCAGGGGGCGAAATCTTGGGGGGCGGGTATCGGCTTGCTGGAACGGTCGGGCAACCGGCAGTGGGATTGGCAAGCCAATCCGCCATGACTCATATGGCAGGATTTTGGTGCCAAGCTGGTTCGACGGTTATCACACCGCCTTCGCCGCCAACACTTTCTTATCCCGCTGACCGCTCTCAAAGTGTCCCTGTCACAAACACTTTGTCCTGGTTCAAATCGGCTGGGGCAACGTCATACAGGCTGCAAGTTTCAATCGCTGCCGATTTCTCGAGTACTGTAGTGGATAATGCAACGATCACAGACACACTGAAGACCATCGGGCTACTCCTCAATTCGACAACGTACTACTGGCGGGTGAGCGCAACGAGTGGAACGGGTACGAGCGCGTACTCAATCGCCTGGGCATTCACTACAGTTGGAGGTGCCACCCTGGGCGGGTCGCTGGCTGTGAGTGATGGTGCTGGTGGAACACAGATACTTCAGTTCGGAATCGATCCCTCGGCGTCGGATGGGATCGATGTGTCGTTGGGAGAGGTGGAACAAGCACCGATTCCTCCTTCAGGTATCTTCGATGCGAGGTTTGTCGGAGATGACATTGGAGTGAACCTTGGTCAAGGGCTGCGAAAGGACTATCGGCAAGGCTCACTGACAGCCACTGCTGTCAAGATTCATGAAATCCGGTATCAGGTCGGCAGTGGGACGAGCATCACAATAAATTGGAACTTCACTGGATCGGCGCTCACCATCAGCGGCACACTTCAGGATCTGGTTACAGGTTCGATCGTGAATGTGTCTATGAGTGGAACGGGTAGCTATACAGTGACGAACCCCGGGAGCATCTCGAAGCTCAAGATGACGGTCAGTTATGGAATAACAACGAAGGATGTGACTGTCAACTCCGGTTGGAACATTGTTTCTGTTCCGTACCAGGCAACAGACATGAGCGTTTCGGCCCTTTTCCCGGACGCATCGCCGCCGGCATACGGGTTCAACAATGGATATTCCTCGGCCACAACTCTTTCTCCCGGCAAAGGCTACTGGTTGAAGTTCCCCGCACCGAGAACCTATAGGTTGGTGGGAACGACCATCCGGCCATCTACCATAGCGGTCAATGCTGGATGGAACATGATCGGCGCTCTGGATTGTGAAGCTACAACATCATCCGTCACGAGCACACCGTTGGGGATTGTTTCTTCTCCCTATTACGGTTACAGCAACGGCTACACCACTGCGACGATGCTCAACTCTGGAAAGGGGTACTGGGTGAAAGCTTCGCAGGCCGGGACACTCAACCTGCAATCTGCGGGCGCAAATGTCGAAGGCGATCGCATCGCATCAACGTCCTCCTCTGCGGTTAGTAGAATCGCGATACAGATCGAGGACAACAGCGGGCGAACTGGAACGCTCTATCTGTCGGAGGGGAGAGGTGGGGAGGAGCTTCCTCCTGCCCCACCGGTTGGTGTTTTCGATGTGAGGTTCAGCAGCAACGCGATCATGGAAGCGCTTGGATTGGACCATCACAAGATTAGGTTGAACTCAGTTGACTATCCGATCACACTGACCGCTAAGGGAGTCGAAGGGCAAGAGATGTGGATTAATGACGACATGGGAGGTTCAATTGTGAATGAAAGATTGCAGGAGGGGAAGACGATTGTGATACACCAGAAACTGTCTGCGTTGGTATTGAGTGAGAGAAGAGATGCATTGCCAGAGAAGTTCGAGTTGTTCCAAAACCATCCCAATCCGTTCAATCCGAGCACAACCATCCGTTATGCGCTGCCGGAAGGGGGGAAGGTCCGACTGGTAGTATATAACGTGCTTGGAGAAGTTGTCGCAGAGCTGGTCCATGGCGAACAGGAAGCGGGGCAACACCAGGTTCAATTCAATGCGGTGAACCTTTCATCAGGTGTGTATCTCTACAGGCTTGAAACAGGAACCTTTGTGTCTGTAAGAAAACTCGTCGTAATAAGGTAG
- a CDS encoding YCF48-related protein has product MRHTIALLTMLFLVAVPVLAQTPAVEVILTVADGAGGTQQLRFGLDPSATDGIDAGLGELELPPTPPTGVFDARFIGGDIGLSLGQGLVKDFRLGSTSTSGIRTHELQYQVGGGTSITLTWNLPSGATGRLQDVILGSLIDQPMSGSGSYTVTNPGAFSKLKMTVTYAFVATNPPTATTGSASSLTTTDAQLSGTVNPNGANTTYYFEYGTTTNYGSQTSNANAGTGTATSNVTATLTGLSSNTLYHYRLVATNTSGTSRGGDMFFTTAQVVLAPTVTTGPATNVTVSGAQLTGSVNPNGVSTTYYFEYGATTSYGSQATTTDGGSGSSASNVAFTLAGLSASTVYHYRIVATNSAGTSRGNDMLFTTSQLILAPTVTTGSPSSITASGVQVSGTVNPNGASTTYYFEYGTSATYGSQTASTTAGSGATVTNVSATLSGLSANTFYHYRIVGANSAGTSRGNDMTFTTAQASTQIAAVDVLLIVSDGAGGSQQLRFGVDPAATDGVDASFGELELPPTPPAGVFDARFVGDDIGMNLGQGMAKDYRQGTATMAGVRTHELRYQLGTGTSITITWTLPTGVTGRLQDVILGTLIDQAMSGSGSYTVTNPSGFSKLKMTATYVLNPVTAPTVTTGSATNTTASGALVSGFIDPKGATTSYYFEYGPTVNYGSQTNAANLVSGLAASNVSTALVGLNSNTLYHYRLVATNSAGTSRGNDMTFTTGIIAPQRVALALPSNGTMNLSTSPVLSWNASAGATGYRLEVSTAPDFSALAYSRVLAATSQQVSGLDFFSTYYWRVTASNSAGASAASDAWLFTTSGTTNIVPKRVWTSQTSGTTQHLQGVCAVNELAAWGCGLNATILKTTDGGSHWTSIQGPDPSMSYYALTAIDENTILLSAEVMHGSAYTANIVRTSDGGATWSKTFEQEGGWINTIDMFDSQNGIAIGDPLGGAWTIMKTGDGGRSWQSIAVPPTAITAEYGAAVNNTFWIGGQLGWFGTSKNRILSTTDGGASWSSISVPQLAVVGSIGIVPSGAMIVCGPRTVLRSSNQGQAWESLAFPGTPSLSQFARVSAGTLWLSVGNSLFSSSDAGTNWQAAGSLPTAIKALAVKVQGSKEYGWVVGESGAIMKYQVVYTGISDPKVDQVPIGFTLDQNYPNPFNPSTAISYQLSALGSVKLKVLDMLGREVATLVNETESAGHHIVQWDASGMASGVYLYQLTASEFVATKRMILLR; this is encoded by the coding sequence ATGCGTCACACAATCGCGCTCCTGACAATGCTATTCCTGGTTGCAGTGCCCGTGCTGGCACAAACGCCTGCCGTTGAAGTCATCCTCACCGTCGCTGACGGAGCAGGAGGAACCCAGCAGCTCAGATTCGGACTCGATCCTTCTGCAACAGATGGGATCGATGCCGGCCTGGGGGAACTTGAACTCCCGCCGACACCGCCGACAGGGGTGTTCGATGCCCGGTTCATTGGTGGCGATATCGGATTGAGTCTCGGGCAAGGACTGGTGAAGGATTTTCGATTGGGCTCGACGTCGACTTCAGGAATCAGAACACATGAACTACAATACCAGGTTGGCGGTGGAACAAGCATCACGTTGACCTGGAACCTGCCGTCAGGTGCAACCGGAAGACTGCAGGATGTCATACTTGGGTCGCTGATTGATCAGCCGATGAGTGGCAGTGGGAGCTATACCGTGACGAACCCCGGAGCGTTTTCGAAACTCAAGATGACGGTGACCTATGCCTTCGTAGCGACCAATCCGCCCACGGCAACGACGGGATCAGCCTCCAGTCTCACGACAACCGACGCGCAATTGAGCGGGACGGTCAACCCGAACGGTGCGAACACCACGTACTATTTTGAGTACGGCACAACGACGAATTACGGTTCGCAAACCAGCAATGCAAATGCGGGGACGGGGACAGCTACAAGCAACGTCACCGCCACACTTACCGGTTTAAGTTCAAATACGCTCTACCACTATCGCCTTGTAGCGACGAATACCTCAGGGACAAGTCGTGGGGGCGACATGTTCTTTACTACAGCACAAGTAGTCCTCGCTCCAACGGTGACAACGGGTCCCGCCACAAATGTCACTGTCTCGGGGGCACAACTGACTGGATCAGTAAACCCGAATGGTGTGAGCACGACGTATTACTTCGAATATGGTGCGACGACAAGCTACGGATCGCAGGCCACCACCACCGATGGAGGCTCAGGATCAAGTGCATCGAATGTTGCTTTTACACTTGCCGGTCTAAGCGCAAGCACCGTGTATCACTATCGCATTGTAGCAACGAACAGTGCGGGAACGAGCCGCGGGAACGATATGCTGTTCACAACGTCACAACTCATCTTGGCACCCACGGTCACAACCGGCTCTCCGTCGAGCATCACGGCAAGCGGGGTACAAGTGAGCGGCACAGTCAATCCGAATGGAGCGAGCACTACCTACTACTTTGAGTATGGAACTTCGGCAACGTACGGTTCCCAGACTGCCAGTACGACTGCGGGATCTGGTGCAACGGTGACGAACGTCAGTGCGACGCTCTCCGGCCTCAGCGCAAACACGTTCTATCACTACCGGATCGTGGGTGCAAACAGTGCCGGTACGAGTCGTGGGAACGATATGACATTTACGACGGCGCAAGCTTCCACACAAATTGCGGCTGTTGATGTGCTCCTAATCGTGAGTGATGGTGCCGGAGGAAGCCAGCAACTGAGATTCGGCGTTGATCCCGCAGCAACCGATGGGGTGGATGCTTCTTTTGGGGAGTTGGAACTCCCGCCAACACCGCCGGCCGGAGTGTTTGATGCGCGGTTTGTTGGCGATGATATCGGCATGAATCTTGGTCAGGGGATGGCAAAAGACTATCGCCAGGGTACTGCTACGATGGCTGGAGTGCGCACACACGAGCTGCGCTATCAGCTTGGTACCGGAACAAGCATCACGATCACATGGACTCTTCCCACCGGAGTGACCGGTCGTTTGCAGGATGTCATCCTTGGAACGCTGATTGATCAAGCAATGAGCGGAAGCGGTAGTTACACAGTCACAAATCCAAGCGGATTCTCAAAGCTCAAGATGACGGCAACCTACGTTCTGAACCCGGTGACGGCGCCGACGGTCACGACGGGATCTGCGACAAATACCACGGCCAGCGGAGCGCTGGTAAGTGGATTCATTGATCCAAAGGGGGCAACCACCTCCTACTATTTTGAGTATGGTCCGACTGTCAACTACGGTTCCCAGACGAACGCGGCAAATCTTGTGTCCGGGTTGGCGGCGAGCAATGTGAGTACTGCGCTTGTCGGCTTGAATTCAAACACGCTCTATCATTACCGCTTGGTAGCCACGAACAGTGCCGGGACGAGCCGTGGAAACGATATGACGTTTACGACCGGCATCATAGCTCCGCAGCGTGTTGCACTCGCCTTGCCTTCAAATGGGACGATGAATCTTTCAACAAGTCCTGTGCTGAGCTGGAATGCCTCCGCAGGCGCAACCGGATACAGGCTAGAAGTCTCCACGGCGCCAGATTTTTCTGCTCTCGCCTACAGCCGCGTCCTTGCTGCCACGTCGCAACAAGTATCCGGACTGGATTTCTTTTCGACCTACTACTGGAGAGTGACTGCATCGAACTCAGCAGGTGCGAGCGCCGCCTCTGACGCATGGCTCTTCACAACGAGTGGAACGACGAATATTGTCCCAAAACGGGTCTGGACGAGCCAGACTTCAGGAACTACGCAACATCTCCAGGGCGTCTGTGCGGTCAACGAACTGGCTGCATGGGGATGTGGACTCAACGCGACTATTCTCAAGACGACTGACGGAGGTTCGCATTGGACTTCGATCCAGGGTCCCGACCCGTCTATGTCGTACTACGCTCTCACTGCCATCGATGAGAATACGATTCTTCTGAGTGCCGAAGTAATGCATGGTAGTGCTTACACTGCAAACATCGTGAGGACGAGCGACGGAGGCGCAACGTGGTCAAAGACTTTCGAACAAGAAGGCGGATGGATCAACACGATTGACATGTTCGATTCGCAAAATGGCATCGCCATAGGAGATCCACTCGGAGGAGCGTGGACGATCATGAAAACCGGTGACGGCGGTAGGTCGTGGCAGTCCATCGCGGTACCGCCAACAGCGATCACTGCAGAATATGGCGCTGCTGTCAACAACACGTTTTGGATTGGTGGACAACTTGGTTGGTTTGGGACATCCAAGAACCGCATCCTCTCTACGACAGATGGGGGTGCTTCCTGGTCGAGCATCTCGGTGCCTCAATTGGCTGTAGTCGGGAGTATTGGTATCGTTCCCTCCGGCGCTATGATTGTCTGTGGACCGAGGACAGTCCTGCGAAGTTCCAATCAGGGGCAGGCGTGGGAGTCTCTTGCGTTTCCAGGAACACCATCACTAAGTCAGTTCGCAAGAGTCTCTGCGGGGACGCTCTGGCTTTCAGTCGGTAATTCACTCTTTAGCAGCAGCGACGCGGGCACAAATTGGCAGGCAGCGGGATCGCTCCCCACAGCGATCAAAGCCCTTGCAGTCAAGGTCCAGGGATCAAAGGAATACGGCTGGGTGGTTGGGGAAAGCGGTGCGATCATGAAGTATCAGGTCGTATACACGGGTATTTCCGATCCGAAAGTGGATCAAGTCCCGATCGGGTTTACTCTTGACCAGAACTATCCGAATCCGTTTAATCCAAGCACAGCGATCAGCTATCAGCTCTCAGCGCTTGGCTCGGTAAAGCTCAAAGTGCTTGACATGCTCGGTCGAGAAGTCGCAACTCTTGTCAACGAGACAGAGTCAGCTGGACATCACATCGTGCAGTGGGACGCTTCGGGAATGGCGAGCGGTGTGTACTTGTATCAACTCACGGCCAGCGAGTTCGTGGCGACCAAGAGAATGATCTTGCTCCGGTGA